In Ananas comosus cultivar F153 linkage group 10, ASM154086v1, whole genome shotgun sequence, the sequence GAGTAGTTATTTTTCAAATCTGCTCAAATGAACTCAATGAGTAtattaataacttaaatatCTAGACATATATAGACCCGCTCCGAAGTTGAATAAGTTGTATTTTAGTGTTAGCGTTAAAAAAAGTCAAATTCTAGTAATTTTATTGCAGGCGCTTTATATATGTACTTATTATCGAATAGGGCTATggtttttatgttatttttttttagtaaaaatatatataatttatctgaactatgtacTATTTAAATTGCCTATCGATATCTTGGCTTTACTAGTgaatgatttaattaattacaaaataagtTAGCATATTAACTACATtaatgaataaattaattaactagaattttaaattaattatcttAATTCTTGTTCCAACaggttattttcaaaaaatttattaaaagtgGGGAGCAACATTTCAACCCTCGTTCTGGTGTTAGTGGGGGAACAGTGGCTTATTTTTCCCTCCCTAATACCTAAATCAAACGGTATCTCAAATTTGATAAACAAAATTGATAAGAACTTttagaacttatctgaattacggactattttgaatttattatccaaacttttaaaactttgattttactatcaaactttttaatttgtttgatttgagtctgtCAACGACatcttgactttaaaatttaagctgattatttactttaataaatttatgacttcaagaattgtatgaaatatactaactaactAAACCTACAAAGATAAACaacgtatttaaattttaaagtcaagatATCGTTGattgatttaaatcaaacaaatttaaaatttgaataataaaaattaaaattttaaaagttgaaaaattaaatcaaaataatttataattcaggTAAGTTCTGTATACTTTTAGCAACACAAGTAAAAAAAGAACGACTTGGTGACTGAAACTAAAAAAGAAGATTCGTGGCATCGAAAATGGATTCggtgaaaaaaacaaaaaaaaagaaaacacgactTCGGTATCGTGTCAAAGAGAGAGTTCCGGCAAGAAAAAAGGCGGGCCCAGAATTACgtgaagttaaaaattttaaattttgaatgaatATGCGAcgtgaaataaacgaagcgggtagcgtgctacctatttctcaaaaaaaaaaaagaaaaaaaaagaatgaatatgCGAAGTGCATGAAGGATTGGGCCATAGATTCAGGAGCAGTGTTTGTAACGTCCttttagatgtgactcgaaattctTAAATCGACTTAAGTTAGGATTTTCGACTCGCCGACAGTTTCGCTGTGCGACCAAATTGGAAAGTAaatttgtgaaggaaaaatgaatatctgtggtgggtagcggatCAGATCTGAAACCCGTTAAGAGTTTCCTTTTTAGTTTTTGCCCTAGAGACATGAGATGGTGGTCGGCTGTATTATCTGAACATTGTATTCTCTTTTTCGTTTGCTAGcgaagttctctcctccctcgtccGTGATTTTTTCCCTGCAAAGAATTTTTCATGTAAAATCTGTGTGTTCTCTTTATTTTCTGGTTGTGATTTGATTGTTTTGTATTCGCCATTTTGTTTCCATTTGTGCGTTTGTCATAATACGTCCAAATAGTCTCATattggatgaaaatatatatatatatatatatatatatatatatatatatatatatatatagtagagctactatactatcggaagaatactatataattctaataataataacggagtttaaacattttgggccttTGGTTTGAAccaaacgagttattattgctagtagaTCGGATCGTTGCAGCTTTGACAAACAAGCTAgctgttacgacaaacgcacaaacggaaaaCGAAATGGTGaacacaaaataaacaaaccacaagcaaaaacaaaagaaaaacacacATATTTACGTGAAAAATTCTTTGCAAGAAAAAATCACGGACGATGGagaagagaacttcactatcaaaatgaaaaaggaaataCAATGTTTATATGGTACAACTAACCACGATCTCACGCCTTTACAAGCTCGAGCctgtcggcccgagccctccgtTACCAACCACAGATATTCATTTttccttcataattttattttccaatttggtcgcaccgcgaaactgtcGACGAGTGAAAAATCCGAACTTGAGTCGATTATCAACTTCAAGTCACATCTAACACTAGCGTATCAACAAGCTAGCGTAtcaataagttattattactagcagaACTACGATAATGACGGTACAAAAGAAAATGGAGCTAAGAAAAGAGGATTGAAACATCACATTTCAAACATTTGCATTAGGAAACGTCATATTTATGACTTTTGCATTAGGAGTAGATGTAGTCTATTTTAGGAGTAGTTGAATTTGGCAGTGCACAAAATCGAACCTAGCTTGTAACCTCTCACATGCAAAAAAGACCACTACCTTATTAGCTACACCGTTACCTTATTTATTGCATAATGTATAAATTAATAACATGTATTAATTTTCTGGTATCTAGATCTGTTTCCGATTTTTTTCGGATATTTGGACAATTCGCACACAGATCCTATTAAATTCCaatattttctattcaaaaacGGATGAGATCGAGTATGAGCACAGATATGATCGGATGtttttgattatattttattcctaGAGATTTAAAGCTCCCCAATTTGATACTATGTTTGTGGATCATAAGCGCTAACCAACTATTCCAAAAGCACGTGCTGATAGGAAGGGCGCACCCATCACACTTAAGGGTCCAGCTACAATGCTCGCGGGCTCCAACCTGATTCAACCCATCTAAACGTTGGGTCTGTCGTTGGGCCATTTGCTGTTAGGTCTTTTATAAATTACACtcccactcaacttattaagCTCACCTAACTCAACTTCTTATTCTCCTGGGCCTGTTGTTACTGGGCAGAAAGTTGGACTTATTTTAGCCcgataataaatagccaacaatgTTATCCCCCAAATTcagaaatagtttttttattgttttgttttttttgtttttgttttcttttttgggacAATGTTAAGCCTAGTAGTAATATAGTTAGACACTAAACACAACATTCAGAAATAGTCGTGGGAAGGCCCACAATCTTAGACTTCTTTGGCACTGCAGTCGTtttctatttccttttcttAAACCCAAACTCCGCGTACGCGTAATCACAcaaaggggctgtttggttggatgtagttgcagaaacagtgtagttgtaaatgcatgcaattgcaaatgctgcagttgtaactacacctagtctgtttggttttacgcagttgcaactgctgcagttacatttcttctgtttggtaatatgaagctgatagttgtatttgtgaattttgtcacctTTTCAGATAGAGTAGTGAGATTAtcttcactaaacataaaataattgtataagtttattaatcatttaaatttactatttataaataaataagtagatatatataatattcttcaacttattaatcgacacatttaaaatttttaatttatttaattttaatatgtaaatcaaactttaaaatttaaacgattctctcatttttttttatcaaatttaataattataattaattaaaacttattaaattaacatacacgatcacattctataaaaattttttaaaaaaactatatttatattttaaataaaataaatttaaaaaatttaattttttgcacaaagcttgtattgtctaaaaaattttattagtatgagtttatttacaagtatttttatttacctatatacatatattatttatttatttattattgttaatttgtgggtgatcctatccctcaccaactgttgcagttggaactacgactaatttggatgtagttccaactgcagcatttgaaTATTCTtgtgtagttggaactgcagcagttgaactcaactacactaaaccaaacaaaggaattgaggctgcacgcatttgcaactgcactgcagttgcaaatgcgtgcaaccaaacagccccaaAGTGTGGGGGACCAAATGGCCCACAACCTTGTTTTTATTCCAGATCATTCATCTACTTGTTGATGCTCATTGGGATTTCGACAAAATAATTTCAAGTAATAAGATCACAACACACTTTAATGCTGTTCAAAGTCAGCAAACCAACTAGATTTTTTTCCAAGAGTCCAAGGCCGTTTCAATTATGTCCACAACACCTGGTGACcatcaccatatatatatatatatatagtctccaTTCATAGCCTTCCGACTTAATTAGTTACTGCTTGTTTAGAACAGTATGGCTCTTCCGATTTTTTTTGTGCTTCTGGTCATAGGCATCCAAGCATTTGCAGCAAGCGGGTGCGTCGAGACCGAGAGAAATGCACTGCTGGCTGTCAACGTGGGCCTCACTGATCCTGGCAACCGCCTGTCCTCGTGGGAAGGCCAAGACTGCTGCAAATGGAGGGGAGTTGTTTGCAGCAACACAACCGGTCATGTTCTGAAACTCAACCTGCGAAACTCCTATAACGATGTTA encodes:
- the LOC109716174 gene encoding LRR receptor-like serine/threonine-protein kinase ERL2, which encodes MALPIFFVLLVIGIQAFAASGCVETERNALLAVNVGLTDPGNRLSSWEGQDCCKWRGVVCSNTTGHVLKLNLRNSYNDVNKRPSPALSAEGTQIGFLQSGTEISSLAARTDPTRRDKLVEN